The genomic region TGCCTCTTTTAGATTCTGATTGTTTTCCTCAATCTCCCATTGTAATGCTATTAGGCATTAATTGTATCTTTATTAACATCTCTGCTCGATAAAGCTTCCATTAAGGCGTATTCCTATTCTTTCTTGTTGGTTTTACCAAAGAACATTTCATCTATTAATGCTAATAACAAAGGCATTTTTACCTTATTTGGCTGGATTTCTCCTTGTTTATTTCTCATATCACATACACTAGCTATTTCCTCTCTCAATGTATTTTCTCTATCTATCTTGAGTATATCAAGCCCAGTTCTGTGATTATAAAGATTTTTAAGCTTTAATAGAAGTTCTTTTGCCTCCTGTTTTTGTTCTTGTGTTAATTTCATCTTAATTCTCCTTGATTAAGGATTGTCTAGTTCTGAGTTAGTTGGATATGCAGATGAATACCCCGCTGGTTTTATTGAAAATTTCAAAACATGGCAAAGAATCAAATGGAAATTTGAGCTTAAGAGAAACTCACAGCAAGCCTTTCACGAATGCAGATATTGAAGCTATTAAAAAGGCAAATGAAGCAAAAGCTGCAAAAAGAGCAAGGATACAGCAGTCGCAAGAGCAGATATAAAATCGCAATTAATTATATTAAAACTTCTTATTGGGCTTTTGCCCTTATTTAATCGCCTTAGAGCTTTGCTTAATGCATCTCTATGGATATATCCCTCTTTGCTGATAGCAGGAAATACAAAAGGACTTTCTAATACACCAAAGTCTGCTTTTTGTAGCTCTAGGATTTTTGAAGCATAAGAACTAAGAGCAATAGTAAATAGCTCTCGCATTTTCATTTCTTTTGCTGGGTGGTAGCAAATACCTCTCGCAAAGGGTTTGTGTAGCATAAATAGTAGTGCGGATTGCCCTTTTTGCATTTTTGAGCAATAAAAGCTTCATAGAGATTTTTAAATAGATACTTTTACGTATCTAGCTCCCCACCACTTTCAACAATCTTTAATTTCCCTATCGCTTCTTTTCTAGCTTCAACTACGCTATAAATACTTTGTCTAAATCGCTTGAGAAAGTAATAAGCCCCCTTAAAGTTCCAAATCAAAAAAACAAACGAAAACAAATGAGGTAGCCAAACAAAAAGATAAGAGCCTTAAATTGCGGTATTTAGGAGTTATTCGAAAACAAATGAAAATGAAAGAAAAACAATTGTGGCAGAGAGGAAGGGATTCGAACCCTCGAAAGCTTGCACTTTACACGCGTTCCAGGCGTGCTCCTTCAACCGCTCGGACACCTCTCTTTAAAACTTACAACCTTAAGCAAAAAGCCATTATATAAACTTTTAACTTCAAAAAACTTTAGCTAGATTTGATCTTCAGGCAAAATCTTTGAAATAAAGCTCGCAGCTTTAAGCAAAAAGTTTGCGTTTGGCTCGCTTGTGTGGATTTCAAACACGCCATCTTTATTATAACCCTTCCAATAGGTCTTCTTATTGAAGCTCCACACGCGCCAAGAATCCGCCATTTGCTCCTGTATATCACGCTTTGTCTTTTGCGCAAACTCTACACTATCAAACACCACGACAGATTCTGTATTGAGACTTCTTGAGCGCTCATCAAGATTGAAACTTCCTATCCAAGTAATGCGCTCATCAAACACAATGCTTTTACTATGCAAAGACGCGCCGGCACTTGAATTGAGCTTAGAACGCAAGCCGACATTTTTCTTTTTGCCCTCATATTGATACTCATACACCGCCACACCTGCCCTTGCCAAATGGTCTCTGTAACGCTCCCACGCGCCATACACCACAAGAGAATCTGTCGAAGCAAGTGAGTTTGTGAGCACATTTAGTCGGATACCGCGATTTTTAAGCTCTTCTAAGCCCTTTGTCATATGCTTGCCCGGCACGAAATACGCCGCTGCGACATAAATCTCATTAGTGGTGCGTAAAAAAATCTCGCGCAACGCATTAGAAATCGGGTGTTCAATATTTGGATTTTCAACCTTAAGTGGAGAATCCGCTAAAAACTTCGCGTCCCCCCACGCAAGTGTAAATTCTTTATTTTTGTAGCGTGTCAAAAATTCATTCAACACCTCCTCATATCGTGTATGTTTATCAGAGTAGGTTTTAAACTTTGCAACTGCCTTGTCAATGTCTTTTTGATAGCTTTTCATAGTGCGCTTGCTAGGAAGAAGATACGCCGGGATTGAGCGCTCATATTGCCAATAGAGCAAGAAATTTTCACTCGCTTCTTTTGCTACTTTTCCTAGAAAAATCGCATCTGTGTCGGCAAAATTTGTCTTTGCGTTGTTGTCGAAATAATTATCCGCCACATTGCGCCCACCGATGATAAGTGCAAGCTCATCAACGACAAAAATCTTATTGTGCATACGATGATTGATTCTATTGAAATCATAAATCATCTCTGGGTAGCGCAGGATTCTGGAGCGATTTTTGTAAGGATTGAAAATTTTTACCTCGATATTTGGGTGAGAATCAAGAGTGATAATATCCGAAAAATCAGAATCTAGCCCATTGTCATCAATGAGCATTCTCACCTTCACACCGCGATTTGCCGCTTTCCATAGCTCATACATAAAGACTTTTGAGGAAACCTCATCTTTGTAAATATAACTTTGCAAATAAATGCTTTTTTGCGCTATGCGCGTGAGGGCTGTGCGGTGCAAAAGTGCTTGCGTGCCATCAGTAATGAGCATCGCGCCACTTTTATTTTTATTTTCCTCTAGCTCTTTGGCATACACTTGCCCGATGAGCGTTTCTTGCTGGTGAAAAGGCTTGATATTTATGCTTTTTGCGATTTTACTTTTATCGACATCTTTGATATTGACGACCACAGAAGAACAGCCCGCATAGACAAATAAGCACAGCACGAAAACAATAAAAATATTTGTGGTGCTAAAAAGATATTGGCTTATAAATGTCATTCTCTATCCCTATAAAATTTTGCAATATTTTTAGAACAAATAGCGTAGATTCCCGATAAATTTCAGCTTTTTTGGCTGGCGGTGCAAATCTTTGAAAAACCATAGCAAAACATGGAATCTTGGCAAATTGAAGGTCTTAAGAATCTGTTTAATCCCTAAAGGATCATTTTTAAGCGAGGTTTTAAAAATTTGCAAATGAGACAAAATCGTAAGTTCAAAAAAGCGTTTGTGTTCTTGCGTGATTTTTTGGATAGGTTTGGCTTGTGTAGATTTTGTAAATTCCAAATGTTTTACATCTCCTAATGCAAAACAGTCTGCGTAAAAATTCCAAATGTTTAACGCCACAATGCAATAACAATAAGCTTTAAAATAAGTGCGTAAGGCTCTGTAATTGTCAAAATAAGGCTCGATCGCTTGGAGGGTTGGCGGGAGGGTTGGCGGGAGGGTTAAATTTTGTGATGAAGTTATAGAATTTGGACGCGAGCGGTAAATATAACCTTCTGTGTTGATATAACCCACTTTTTTTGCAAGACAAAAGAGCAATGTGCCAAAGTCGTGGTCTTCGTGGTAGATTCCATTTGTGAAGCGCAGATTGTAACGATTAAGAATCTCAGAGCGAAAGCACCCCTGCCACACAAAATAAAAGTCATAAATGCGATTTTGAGTAAGCAATTGCGCGCCAAAGTCATAGCTATCTTTTTGTGCTTTTTTGAAAATCCCAAGTCGCTGGCGGTGCTTGAAAGTCTTGCCTCCTTCAAAATATTCAATCACATTATGCACGCAAATCTCTAAATGTGAAGCCTCCATCGCACGCACGCAAGATTCTATACAATCAAGTGAAAGGTAATCATCAGAATCCACAAAATGGATAATGCGCGGAGGTAATTCCTGTATGATTAAGTTGTTGATATTGCTAATATTTGCGCGGATAAAATTTGGCGCGATTGCTGTGAAATGCTTTTTTAGCGCACTTTGTGTAAGTGTTTTTGTGGGAGATGTGAAAGTATGCGTTTGCGTAAGGGAGCAAATAGATTCGCCTTGTTTATGAGGGGTTTCAATCATTGTGCGTAGAGGCGTGTGCTTGATAAATTCTAAGCCAATATTGCGCGCGTTTCCAAGTCCGAGATTTGAGGTGGAAACGATGAAAATTCTCTTATCTTTGCGCGCGTATTCTAATGCAATCTCAAGGCTAGAATCAAAACTGCCATCATTTACAAGCACGATATCAAGGTTTGTGTAGCTTTGATTTATCAGACTTTCCAAGCACTCGCGCAGATACAATTCCACATTATAAATAGGGACGATGATAGAGATTAAGGGATTTTTGTCATTCGCAGTCATTTAGCAACCTTTGAAGTTCTCTCTTACGCAACAATCGCTTGACTTTTTTCCGCACACTTGAATAAATATAGTAAAAAAATCCCTTTGTTTTGCGCGTATCATTTAACAATGAACATTGCAAATCATAAGTTATTATACGTGCATAGATTGTATGTTTTTGTTCTTTTGGTTGCAGCTTGGCGATTTGGGCAAGGACATATTTGTGGTCGCAAATGCTTTTTGCAAGCTTTTGCGTATCATTTCTTTGAGTAATAGAATCTAAATTTTCACAATAAAAATAAAGCACATTAGGAATATAAGCAGCATTTTTAGCGTGAAATAAAAAGAGCAAAAACATAAAAGCATCTTCAGCCATTGTGAGTTTTTGCATTGACTGAAGGGATTTGCAGACATTCTTATAAGTGGAAGCTTTGTAAGCTTTATTGCAAAGATTCCAATAGCCTTTGCCTTGTGAAAAAAGATAAGCACAAAAGCTATCAACCCTCCCTTGAAAGTTGCCCTTAAAAAGTGAATCTGTGTGAAATTCCCCGCCTTCTTGCTTGAAAAAATTAAAACCCAAAATATCAATTTCTTGCGAAGATTCTAAAAGCGTGGCATTAAGAATCTCACATATTGACAAATCCAAATAATCATCAGAATCTAAAAAGAGCAAATATTCCCCACTAGAGTGCAACGCGCCATTATTGCGACTTGCAAAAGTGCCTTGATTTTTTTCATTATGGATTATTTTAATCCGCGCATCTTTGCTGGCAAATTCTTTGGCAATCTCCATACTCTTATCTTGCCCACAATCATCTACAATGATGATTTCAATATCCCTAAAGCTCTGATTTATGCAAGATTCTAACGCTCTAGCAATGTAGTTTTGCACATTAAAAACAGGGAGAATAATTGAAATTCTTGCCATATTATTTTGTCTTTTTTTGATATTTTTTAATCCCTAAAAGTCGCTTTATCTTATGACGGATAGCCCTTTCAATGGATTTGAAAATATACCCTGCACCTTCCTTGCGAAATTGTGCTTTTATATAGAGTTTGCGGGCGTTTTTGTAGGCATTTTTATCAGAATCTTTAAGAATCTTAAATCCAAGTTCAAGGCATTCTTTCATTGCGTCGTTATAACGCTTGTGATTTTGTGAATCCATAAATAGAGCTACTTCATTTGAGCCAAATTTTAGCGAGCTTTCTGGCATCTCTCCCCAAAGGTGGAATTTCCCATAAGGTTGCGCCGGGACAAAGGTTTTAATCCCAATTTTTTGCAAAGCGAGCGAAAAGCCCATATCTTCCGCTGCAACTTTATATTTTTGTAAGCTTTGTGCGTGTGTGAAAAAACTCTCAAGCCATTGTTTTTTGAAAAACCAAGAATGCCCTACGAAATCAACCTCCGCACACCACTTGTTTGGATTCCTCCAACCAAGCATAAAAAAGTCTTCATAAGGGTAATTTTCCGGCTTTTGTAACACCACGCCTGTCGTCCCATAAAGCCCCTCTTGCTTTTGCATATGCGAAAAACAATTAGCCAAAAAGTCCCTACCCGGAATCGTATCATCATCAAACACACACACAAGTTCCGAGCTAGCCCTCCTTTGTGCGAATCTAAACCGCTCCCACACGCCTTTATTTTCTTTAGAAATTTCAATAACATCAAACTCTTTTTCTATCTCTTTTGGAATCTCAATGCCCTCAAACACCCCATCTTGATAGAGCAGAATCTCTTTTGGTCTTAGCGATTGATTTTGAATTGCTCGCAGTTGCTCTTTTAGTGCTTGTGGGCGTTTGTAGAGATTAAGCACAACGCTTACATCGAGCT from Helicobacter himalayensis harbors:
- a CDS encoding glycosyltransferase family 2 protein, translating into MARISIILPVFNVQNYIARALESCINQSFRDIEIIIVDDCGQDKSMEIAKEFASKDARIKIIHNEKNQGTFASRNNGALHSSGEYLLFLDSDDYLDLSICEILNATLLESSQEIDILGFNFFKQEGGEFHTDSLFKGNFQGRVDSFCAYLFSQGKGYWNLCNKAYKASTYKNVCKSLQSMQKLTMAEDAFMFLLFLFHAKNAAYIPNVLYFYCENLDSITQRNDTQKLAKSICDHKYVLAQIAKLQPKEQKHTIYARIITYDLQCSLLNDTRKTKGFFYYIYSSVRKKVKRLLRKRELQRLLNDCE
- a CDS encoding phospholipase D family protein codes for the protein MTFISQYLFSTTNIFIVFVLCLFVYAGCSSVVVNIKDVDKSKIAKSINIKPFHQQETLIGQVYAKELEENKNKSGAMLITDGTQALLHRTALTRIAQKSIYLQSYIYKDEVSSKVFMYELWKAANRGVKVRMLIDDNGLDSDFSDIITLDSHPNIEVKIFNPYKNRSRILRYPEMIYDFNRINHRMHNKIFVVDELALIIGGRNVADNYFDNNAKTNFADTDAIFLGKVAKEASENFLLYWQYERSIPAYLLPSKRTMKSYQKDIDKAVAKFKTYSDKHTRYEEVLNEFLTRYKNKEFTLAWGDAKFLADSPLKVENPNIEHPISNALREIFLRTTNEIYVAAAYFVPGKHMTKGLEELKNRGIRLNVLTNSLASTDSLVVYGAWERYRDHLARAGVAVYEYQYEGKKKNVGLRSKLNSSAGASLHSKSIVFDERITWIGSFNLDERSRSLNTESVVVFDSVEFAQKTKRDIQEQMADSWRVWSFNKKTYWKGYNKDGVFEIHTSEPNANFLLKAASFISKILPEDQI
- a CDS encoding glycosyltransferase, translated to MKTLYLDKEFDRIFEKLYKKENFTIARYADGERAIMVGDNVKAQEGWEVQGNKDFANALLDSLNIVDDRFIYAISCPCCDEVATYWYRTRIKSKNLSSSNIFINLNHRRFKEHFDKLSEDAVLIANHRAKGKKIGNLNILKHYEISDDCNAFFKEDLQKLLSEIKKDFGKRENLLFVVSAGPLSEIIICDLFLHNPNNRYIDFGSSIDFYFKSGEAGSAGAEALRPYMIPGNEYAERNCIIPIYENELDVSVVLNLYKRPQALKEQLRAIQNQSLRPKEILLYQDGVFEGIEIPKEIEKEFDVIEISKENKGVWERFRFAQRRASSELVCVFDDDTIPGRDFLANCFSHMQKQEGLYGTTGVVLQKPENYPYEDFFMLGWRNPNKWCAEVDFVGHSWFFKKQWLESFFTHAQSLQKYKVAAEDMGFSLALQKIGIKTFVPAQPYGKFHLWGEMPESSLKFGSNEVALFMDSQNHKRYNDAMKECLELGFKILKDSDKNAYKNARKLYIKAQFRKEGAGYIFKSIERAIRHKIKRLLGIKKYQKKTK
- a CDS encoding glycosyltransferase family 2 protein, encoding MTANDKNPLISIIVPIYNVELYLRECLESLINQSYTNLDIVLVNDGSFDSSLEIALEYARKDKRIFIVSTSNLGLGNARNIGLEFIKHTPLRTMIETPHKQGESICSLTQTHTFTSPTKTLTQSALKKHFTAIAPNFIRANISNINNLIIQELPPRIIHFVDSDDYLSLDCIESCVRAMEASHLEICVHNVIEYFEGGKTFKHRQRLGIFKKAQKDSYDFGAQLLTQNRIYDFYFVWQGCFRSEILNRYNLRFTNGIYHEDHDFGTLLFCLAKKVGYINTEGYIYRSRPNSITSSQNLTLPPTLPPTLQAIEPYFDNYRALRTYFKAYCYCIVALNIWNFYADCFALGDVKHLEFTKSTQAKPIQKITQEHKRFFELTILSHLQIFKTSLKNDPLGIKQILKTFNLPRFHVLLWFFKDLHRQPKKLKFIGNLRYLF